A DNA window from Andrena cerasifolii isolate SP2316 chromosome 16, iyAndCera1_principal, whole genome shotgun sequence contains the following coding sequences:
- the Tgs1 gene encoding trimethylguanosine synthase 1 isoform X2, translated as MFDMSDYVWEPLADVYIGQDTSFPDPDTYIYCLCSRVFVRSPEVYTDEALGDASEDEIVDGDCVGEMLDLHKRSTIEAQSIEKHDEEPVSCYCSASHTDNNYSTDEHDSVRDSAHRPNAYSLTQKLGLHQSDSGADLSEYHDQHEAKSIQNLLASYGKTFQTTETELEDGFEKVNGLAQNQQEKHLEYGSKIVDIHLSDHHLAENIKDLSINPSSRSEKKYHTESPSFILGDKDSEVQSTLKNTSSNNSQAYKGNVTYTYNHNSRVYPYSMYSGTKSVMNIAWEKYWSENGEQLIWTSWIAKYADYINPEYLQQNAHLIGDERSEVKEPVEKFSEQNTCFPNQAHRNCELGRSNFEGIFNKSNNLSDNEIKAKDTYSVNFSFEDINKQEINDKDAEENRRKMTNLETSPETGDGWNPLSPYSIEESYNQQSNAEDERLLTRCDSINGSIAKTNATSDSMTNVTKMTLTSSSCDSISMHSFSLISSVTSSIESNVTSTSSDQDNDYTVEDNDKYWQHLWKENFQMEYHKHYELFIGSYKREKPEITVQRIQEQNEHNAKEEESDESMDQDFTQIEADETNEIDVSGNKNASNKSLSYCKKEKTKKKRLIMESVGRLIESLKMKPDSNEATVEENGEANENECPPESKSDGQPFVKQTENSAIISNDTSSNNCIRQKHSNNGDGDEPNESKPTPLKRSHEADYDEMGDGLEEVKKGFSLMGYAFNEDYQESKLQGEVVYRKRNIRLQNRQLKMKFYRPKPVSKHIYFDDNGMEITNTIDKVKHYLSYCPVLPSAETDLQLSEDGSYKAQFTSSDEECDPSLKTKFEAKRLVFSKPSTSSLESGVDKRPIDDVNDFLNVPDGQDDAVKSVEVESNAYFVQDENNSTKCMSENQFPEIEDEKFEASNTDMEVDEKYNHNEMQSMKLSDEDSGKKIQKRKRRKQSKRNISLPVEIVNDKALTKYWLKRYRLFSKFDRGIKLDRESWFSVTPQKVAEHIAERCKCDTIIDAFCGAGGNAIQFAVTCERVIAIDIDPAKIELARNNARVYGVSDRIEFIVGDFLKLAPKLIADVVFLSPPWGGPEYVKEETFDLNSIMQPVGGVNIFKLAKGITEHVAYFLPRNVDTVQLAMLAGVGCGVEVEQNFLDRKLLALTAYYGELPRDC; from the exons ATGTTCGATATGAGTGACTACGTTTGGGAGCCATTGGCCGATGTGTATATCGGCCAAGACACAAGTTTCCCTGACCCTGACACTTACATTTATTGTCTTTGCAGCAGAGTGTTCGTGCG ATCCCCAGAAGTTTATACCGATGAGGCATTAGGGGACGCAAGCGAAGATGAAATTGTCGATGGCGATTGTGTCGGAGAAATGTTAGACCTTCATAAAAGGTCTACCATCGAGGCACAATCTATCGAGAAGCACGAT GAAGAACCAGTGAGCTGTTACTGCAGCGCTTCGCACACGGACAACAATTATTCCACGGACGAACATGACTCTGTTCGTGACTCTGCTCATCGTCCTAACGCGTATTCCCTCACGCAGAAGCTGGGTCTGCACCAATCGGATTCGGGTGCCGACCTGTCCGAGTATCATGATCAGCACGAGGCTAAAAGTATACAGAACCTGTTGGCATCTTACGGAAAGACTTTTCAAACTACCGAGACTGAACTGGAAGATGGATTTGAAAAAGTGAATGGGCTTGCGCAGAATCAGCAAGAGAAGCATTTAGAATATGGTTCGAAAATAGTAGACATTCACTTGTCGGATCATCATCTTGCAGAGAACATAAAAGATTTAAGTATTAATCCATCCAGTCGTAGCGAGAAGAAATATCATACAGAGAGCCCATCATTTATTTTAGGAGACAAGGATTCCGAGGTACAAAGCACTTTGAAAAATACTTCATCTAATAATTCGCAGGCTTACAAAGGGAACGTcacatatacatataatcaTAATTCACGCGTCTATCCGTACTCGATGTATTCTGGAACAAAGAGCGTGATGAACATCGCGTGGGAGAAGTATTGGTCCGAGAATGGTGAACAATTGATCTGGACATCCTGGATCGCAAAGTATGCGGACTATATAAACCCGGAATACTTGCAGCAGAATGCTCATTTGATAGGGGATGAGAGATCGGAGGTAAAAGAACCCGTAGAGAAATTTTCCGAACAAAACACATGCTTTCCTAATCAAGCGCACAGAAACTGTGAACTTGGTCGCTCAAATTTCGAAGGGATATTtaataaaagtaataatttaaGTGATAACGAAATAAAAGCGAAAGACACGTATAGCGTTAATTTTTCATTTGAGGATATAAATAAGCAAGAAATAAACGATAAGGATGCAGAGGAGAATAGAAGAAAGATGACGAATCTGGAAACTTCGCCGGAGACTGGGGACGGGTGGAATCCGTTGAGCCCTTATAGCATAGAAGAAAGCTACAATCAACAGTCTAACGCGGAAGATGAAAGACTCTTAACAAGATGCGACTCCATTAACGGGTCGATAGCTAAAACGAACGCGACGTCGGACTCGATGACGAACGTTACGAAAATGACTCTCACTAGCTCCAGCTGCGACTCGATTTCTATGCATTCATTTAGCCTCATCAGTTCTGTAACCAGCTCCATCGAGAGCAACGTAACTAGCACCAGCTCCGACCAAGATAACGACTACACGGTTGAAGACAACGACAAGTACTGGCAGCATTTGTGGAAGGAGAATTTCCAAATGGAGTACCACAAACACTACGAACTATTCATAGGGAGTTATAAAAGGGAGAAGCCTGAGATAACTGTTCAACGCATTCAGGAGCAAAACGAGCACAACGCGAAGGAGGAAGAAAGTGACGAAAGTATGGACCAAGATTTTACACAAATAGAAGCAGATGAAACTAACGAAATTGATGTCTCTGGAAATAAAAACGCGTCTAACAAGAGTTTGTCTTACTGCAAGAAGGAGAAGACGAAAAAGAAGCGGCTGATAATGGAGTCGGTAGGACGGCTCATAGAGAGTTTAAAAATGAAACCAGATAGCAATGAAGCTACCGTGGAAGAAAACGGAGAAGCTAATGAAAACGAGTGCCCGCCAGAGAGTAAAAGCGACGGCCAGCCTTTTGTTAAACAAACTGAAAATAGTGCAATTATTTCGAATGATACTAGTAGCAATAATTGTATTCGTCAGAAACATTCTAACAACGGGGATGGAGATGAGCCGAATGAAAGTAAACCCACGCCATTGAAACGAAG TCACGAGGCCGACTATGATGAGATGGGAGATGGTCTAGAAGAAGTGAAGAAGGGATTTTCATTAATGGGTTATGCTTTTAACGAAGACTACCAAGAGTCTAAATTGCAAGGGGAAGTGGTGTACAGGAAAAGAAATATCAGACTACAAAATAGGcaattgaaaatgaaattctacAGACCCAAGCCTGTAAGCAAGCATATTTACTTCGATGATAATGGAATGGAAATTACTAATACTATAGACAAG GTAAAGCATTATCTATCGTATTGCCCAGTTCTACCATCAGCAGAAACAGATTTACAACTCTCTGAAGATGGTtcctacaaagcacaattcacAAGTTCTGACGAAGAATGTGATCCTAGTCTTAAGACGAAATTTGAAGCGAAGCGGCTTGTATTTAGTAAGCCGAGCACAAGTTCGTTGGAGTCGGGTGTAGATAAAAGGCCAATTGATGATGTGAACGATTTTTTGAATGTGCCCGATGGACAAGACGATGCTGTTAAAAGCGTTGAGGTAGAGAGCAATGCATACTTCGTGCAAGACGAAAACAATTCTACGAAATGTATGTCGGAGAATCAGTTCCCTGAAATAGAGGATGAAAAATTCGAAGCATCGAACACTGATATGGAGGTAGATGAGAAATATAATCACAACGAAATGCAAAGTATGAAGCTATCCGACGAAGACAGTGGGAAGAAGATACAGAAGAGGAAACGAAGGAAGCAGTCTAAAAGGAACATAAGCCTGCCGGTAGAAATAGTTAATGACAAGGCTTTAACGAAATATTGGTTAAAGAGGTATCGGCTATTTAGCAAGTTTGATCGAGGCATTAAACTGGATCGTG AGAGCTGGTTTTCCGTAACACCGCAGAAGGTTGCCGAGCACATAGCAGAGAGGTGCAAATGCGATACCATAATCGATGCGTTTTGTGGTGCTGGAGGAAATGCTATTCAGTTTGCCGTTACGTGTGAAAGGG TGATCGCAATAGACATAGATCCGGCTAAAATTGAGCTCGCTCGAAACAACGCGCGGGTTTACGGTGTTAGCGACAGAATAGAATTCATTGTTGGGGATTTCCTTAAGCTTGCGCCAAAGTTGATTGCAGACGTTGTGTTTCTGAGCCCTCCATGGGGAGGGCCCGAATATGTCAAAGAGGAAACTTTTGATCTCAATAGCATTATGCAACCCGTTGGtggagtaaatatatttaaactagCGAAGGGAATCACAGAACATGTGGCCTACTTTCTACCTAGAAATGTAGATACTGTGCAG CTTGCCATGCTAGCCGGAGTAGGTTGTGGTGTAGAAGTGGAGCAGAACTTTCTTGACCGAAAGTTATTAGCTTTAACAGCCTATTATGGCGAACTGCCCAGGGACTGTTAG
- the Tgs1 gene encoding trimethylguanosine synthase 1 isoform X3 codes for MFDMSDYVWEPLADVYIGQDTSFPDPDTYIYCLCSRVFVRSPEVYTDEALGDASEDEIVDGDCVGEMLDLHKRSTIEAQSIEKHDEEPVSCYCSASHTDNNYSTDEHDSVRDSAHRPNAYSLTQKLGLHQSDSGADLSEYHDQHEAKSIQNLLASYGKTFQTTETELEDGFEKVNGLAQNQQEKHLEYGSKIVDIHLSDHHLAENIKDLSINPSSRSEKKYHTESPSFILGDKDSEVQSTLKNTSSNNSQAYKGNVTYTYNHNSRVYPYSMYSGTKSVMNIAWEKYWSENGEQLIWTSWIAKYADYINPEYLQQNAHLIGDERSEDINKQEINDKDAEENRRKMTNLETSPETGDGWNPLSPYSIEESYNQQSNAEDERLLTRCDSINGSIAKTNATSDSMTNVTKMTLTSSSCDSISMHSFSLISSVTSSIESNVTSTSSDQDNDYTVEDNDKYWQHLWKENFQMEYHKHYELFIGSYKREKPEITVQRIQEQNEHNAKEEESDESMDQDFTQIEADETNEIDVSGNKNASNKSLSYCKKEKTKKKRLIMESVGRLIESLKMKPDSNEATVEENGEANENECPPESKSDGQPFVKQTENSAIISNDTSSNNCIRQKHSNNGDGDEPNESKPTPLKRSHEADYDEMGDGLEEVKKGFSLMGYAFNEDYQESKLQGEVVYRKRNIRLQNRQLKMKFYRPKPVSKHIYFDDNGMEITNTIDKVKHYLSYCPVLPSAETDLQLSEDGSYKAQFTSSDEECDPSLKTKFEAKRLVFSKPSTSSLESGVDKRPIDDVNDFLNVPDGQDDAVKSVEVESNAYFVQDENNSTKCMSENQFPEIEDEKFEASNTDMEVDEKYNHNEMQSMKLSDEDSGKKIQKRKRRKQSKRNISLPVEIVNDKALTKYWLKRYRLFSKFDRGIKLDRGMSFNESWFSVTPQKVAEHIAERCKCDTIIDAFCGAGGNAIQFAVTCERVIAIDIDPAKIELARNNARVYGVSDRIEFIVGDFLKLAPKLIADVVFLSPPWGGPEYVKEETFDLNSIMQPVGGVNIFKLAKGITEHVAYFLPRNVDTVQLAMLAGVGCGVEVEQNFLDRKLLALTAYYGELPRDC; via the exons ATGTTCGATATGAGTGACTACGTTTGGGAGCCATTGGCCGATGTGTATATCGGCCAAGACACAAGTTTCCCTGACCCTGACACTTACATTTATTGTCTTTGCAGCAGAGTGTTCGTGCG ATCCCCAGAAGTTTATACCGATGAGGCATTAGGGGACGCAAGCGAAGATGAAATTGTCGATGGCGATTGTGTCGGAGAAATGTTAGACCTTCATAAAAGGTCTACCATCGAGGCACAATCTATCGAGAAGCACGAT GAAGAACCAGTGAGCTGTTACTGCAGCGCTTCGCACACGGACAACAATTATTCCACGGACGAACATGACTCTGTTCGTGACTCTGCTCATCGTCCTAACGCGTATTCCCTCACGCAGAAGCTGGGTCTGCACCAATCGGATTCGGGTGCCGACCTGTCCGAGTATCATGATCAGCACGAGGCTAAAAGTATACAGAACCTGTTGGCATCTTACGGAAAGACTTTTCAAACTACCGAGACTGAACTGGAAGATGGATTTGAAAAAGTGAATGGGCTTGCGCAGAATCAGCAAGAGAAGCATTTAGAATATGGTTCGAAAATAGTAGACATTCACTTGTCGGATCATCATCTTGCAGAGAACATAAAAGATTTAAGTATTAATCCATCCAGTCGTAGCGAGAAGAAATATCATACAGAGAGCCCATCATTTATTTTAGGAGACAAGGATTCCGAGGTACAAAGCACTTTGAAAAATACTTCATCTAATAATTCGCAGGCTTACAAAGGGAACGTcacatatacatataatcaTAATTCACGCGTCTATCCGTACTCGATGTATTCTGGAACAAAGAGCGTGATGAACATCGCGTGGGAGAAGTATTGGTCCGAGAATGGTGAACAATTGATCTGGACATCCTGGATCGCAAAGTATGCGGACTATATAAACCCGGAATACTTGCAGCAGAATGCTCATTTGATAGGGGATGAGAGATCGGAG GATATAAATAAGCAAGAAATAAACGATAAGGATGCAGAGGAGAATAGAAGAAAGATGACGAATCTGGAAACTTCGCCGGAGACTGGGGACGGGTGGAATCCGTTGAGCCCTTATAGCATAGAAGAAAGCTACAATCAACAGTCTAACGCGGAAGATGAAAGACTCTTAACAAGATGCGACTCCATTAACGGGTCGATAGCTAAAACGAACGCGACGTCGGACTCGATGACGAACGTTACGAAAATGACTCTCACTAGCTCCAGCTGCGACTCGATTTCTATGCATTCATTTAGCCTCATCAGTTCTGTAACCAGCTCCATCGAGAGCAACGTAACTAGCACCAGCTCCGACCAAGATAACGACTACACGGTTGAAGACAACGACAAGTACTGGCAGCATTTGTGGAAGGAGAATTTCCAAATGGAGTACCACAAACACTACGAACTATTCATAGGGAGTTATAAAAGGGAGAAGCCTGAGATAACTGTTCAACGCATTCAGGAGCAAAACGAGCACAACGCGAAGGAGGAAGAAAGTGACGAAAGTATGGACCAAGATTTTACACAAATAGAAGCAGATGAAACTAACGAAATTGATGTCTCTGGAAATAAAAACGCGTCTAACAAGAGTTTGTCTTACTGCAAGAAGGAGAAGACGAAAAAGAAGCGGCTGATAATGGAGTCGGTAGGACGGCTCATAGAGAGTTTAAAAATGAAACCAGATAGCAATGAAGCTACCGTGGAAGAAAACGGAGAAGCTAATGAAAACGAGTGCCCGCCAGAGAGTAAAAGCGACGGCCAGCCTTTTGTTAAACAAACTGAAAATAGTGCAATTATTTCGAATGATACTAGTAGCAATAATTGTATTCGTCAGAAACATTCTAACAACGGGGATGGAGATGAGCCGAATGAAAGTAAACCCACGCCATTGAAACGAAG TCACGAGGCCGACTATGATGAGATGGGAGATGGTCTAGAAGAAGTGAAGAAGGGATTTTCATTAATGGGTTATGCTTTTAACGAAGACTACCAAGAGTCTAAATTGCAAGGGGAAGTGGTGTACAGGAAAAGAAATATCAGACTACAAAATAGGcaattgaaaatgaaattctacAGACCCAAGCCTGTAAGCAAGCATATTTACTTCGATGATAATGGAATGGAAATTACTAATACTATAGACAAG GTAAAGCATTATCTATCGTATTGCCCAGTTCTACCATCAGCAGAAACAGATTTACAACTCTCTGAAGATGGTtcctacaaagcacaattcacAAGTTCTGACGAAGAATGTGATCCTAGTCTTAAGACGAAATTTGAAGCGAAGCGGCTTGTATTTAGTAAGCCGAGCACAAGTTCGTTGGAGTCGGGTGTAGATAAAAGGCCAATTGATGATGTGAACGATTTTTTGAATGTGCCCGATGGACAAGACGATGCTGTTAAAAGCGTTGAGGTAGAGAGCAATGCATACTTCGTGCAAGACGAAAACAATTCTACGAAATGTATGTCGGAGAATCAGTTCCCTGAAATAGAGGATGAAAAATTCGAAGCATCGAACACTGATATGGAGGTAGATGAGAAATATAATCACAACGAAATGCAAAGTATGAAGCTATCCGACGAAGACAGTGGGAAGAAGATACAGAAGAGGAAACGAAGGAAGCAGTCTAAAAGGAACATAAGCCTGCCGGTAGAAATAGTTAATGACAAGGCTTTAACGAAATATTGGTTAAAGAGGTATCGGCTATTTAGCAAGTTTGATCGAGGCATTAAACTGGATCGTGGTATGTCCTTTAATG AGAGCTGGTTTTCCGTAACACCGCAGAAGGTTGCCGAGCACATAGCAGAGAGGTGCAAATGCGATACCATAATCGATGCGTTTTGTGGTGCTGGAGGAAATGCTATTCAGTTTGCCGTTACGTGTGAAAGGG TGATCGCAATAGACATAGATCCGGCTAAAATTGAGCTCGCTCGAAACAACGCGCGGGTTTACGGTGTTAGCGACAGAATAGAATTCATTGTTGGGGATTTCCTTAAGCTTGCGCCAAAGTTGATTGCAGACGTTGTGTTTCTGAGCCCTCCATGGGGAGGGCCCGAATATGTCAAAGAGGAAACTTTTGATCTCAATAGCATTATGCAACCCGTTGGtggagtaaatatatttaaactagCGAAGGGAATCACAGAACATGTGGCCTACTTTCTACCTAGAAATGTAGATACTGTGCAG CTTGCCATGCTAGCCGGAGTAGGTTGTGGTGTAGAAGTGGAGCAGAACTTTCTTGACCGAAAGTTATTAGCTTTAACAGCCTATTATGGCGAACTGCCCAGGGACTGTTAG
- the Tgs1 gene encoding trimethylguanosine synthase 1 isoform X1 has protein sequence MFDMSDYVWEPLADVYIGQDTSFPDPDTYIYCLCSRVFVRSPEVYTDEALGDASEDEIVDGDCVGEMLDLHKRSTIEAQSIEKHDEEPVSCYCSASHTDNNYSTDEHDSVRDSAHRPNAYSLTQKLGLHQSDSGADLSEYHDQHEAKSIQNLLASYGKTFQTTETELEDGFEKVNGLAQNQQEKHLEYGSKIVDIHLSDHHLAENIKDLSINPSSRSEKKYHTESPSFILGDKDSEVQSTLKNTSSNNSQAYKGNVTYTYNHNSRVYPYSMYSGTKSVMNIAWEKYWSENGEQLIWTSWIAKYADYINPEYLQQNAHLIGDERSEVKEPVEKFSEQNTCFPNQAHRNCELGRSNFEGIFNKSNNLSDNEIKAKDTYSVNFSFEDINKQEINDKDAEENRRKMTNLETSPETGDGWNPLSPYSIEESYNQQSNAEDERLLTRCDSINGSIAKTNATSDSMTNVTKMTLTSSSCDSISMHSFSLISSVTSSIESNVTSTSSDQDNDYTVEDNDKYWQHLWKENFQMEYHKHYELFIGSYKREKPEITVQRIQEQNEHNAKEEESDESMDQDFTQIEADETNEIDVSGNKNASNKSLSYCKKEKTKKKRLIMESVGRLIESLKMKPDSNEATVEENGEANENECPPESKSDGQPFVKQTENSAIISNDTSSNNCIRQKHSNNGDGDEPNESKPTPLKRSHEADYDEMGDGLEEVKKGFSLMGYAFNEDYQESKLQGEVVYRKRNIRLQNRQLKMKFYRPKPVSKHIYFDDNGMEITNTIDKVKHYLSYCPVLPSAETDLQLSEDGSYKAQFTSSDEECDPSLKTKFEAKRLVFSKPSTSSLESGVDKRPIDDVNDFLNVPDGQDDAVKSVEVESNAYFVQDENNSTKCMSENQFPEIEDEKFEASNTDMEVDEKYNHNEMQSMKLSDEDSGKKIQKRKRRKQSKRNISLPVEIVNDKALTKYWLKRYRLFSKFDRGIKLDRGMSFNESWFSVTPQKVAEHIAERCKCDTIIDAFCGAGGNAIQFAVTCERVIAIDIDPAKIELARNNARVYGVSDRIEFIVGDFLKLAPKLIADVVFLSPPWGGPEYVKEETFDLNSIMQPVGGVNIFKLAKGITEHVAYFLPRNVDTVQLAMLAGVGCGVEVEQNFLDRKLLALTAYYGELPRDC, from the exons ATGTTCGATATGAGTGACTACGTTTGGGAGCCATTGGCCGATGTGTATATCGGCCAAGACACAAGTTTCCCTGACCCTGACACTTACATTTATTGTCTTTGCAGCAGAGTGTTCGTGCG ATCCCCAGAAGTTTATACCGATGAGGCATTAGGGGACGCAAGCGAAGATGAAATTGTCGATGGCGATTGTGTCGGAGAAATGTTAGACCTTCATAAAAGGTCTACCATCGAGGCACAATCTATCGAGAAGCACGAT GAAGAACCAGTGAGCTGTTACTGCAGCGCTTCGCACACGGACAACAATTATTCCACGGACGAACATGACTCTGTTCGTGACTCTGCTCATCGTCCTAACGCGTATTCCCTCACGCAGAAGCTGGGTCTGCACCAATCGGATTCGGGTGCCGACCTGTCCGAGTATCATGATCAGCACGAGGCTAAAAGTATACAGAACCTGTTGGCATCTTACGGAAAGACTTTTCAAACTACCGAGACTGAACTGGAAGATGGATTTGAAAAAGTGAATGGGCTTGCGCAGAATCAGCAAGAGAAGCATTTAGAATATGGTTCGAAAATAGTAGACATTCACTTGTCGGATCATCATCTTGCAGAGAACATAAAAGATTTAAGTATTAATCCATCCAGTCGTAGCGAGAAGAAATATCATACAGAGAGCCCATCATTTATTTTAGGAGACAAGGATTCCGAGGTACAAAGCACTTTGAAAAATACTTCATCTAATAATTCGCAGGCTTACAAAGGGAACGTcacatatacatataatcaTAATTCACGCGTCTATCCGTACTCGATGTATTCTGGAACAAAGAGCGTGATGAACATCGCGTGGGAGAAGTATTGGTCCGAGAATGGTGAACAATTGATCTGGACATCCTGGATCGCAAAGTATGCGGACTATATAAACCCGGAATACTTGCAGCAGAATGCTCATTTGATAGGGGATGAGAGATCGGAGGTAAAAGAACCCGTAGAGAAATTTTCCGAACAAAACACATGCTTTCCTAATCAAGCGCACAGAAACTGTGAACTTGGTCGCTCAAATTTCGAAGGGATATTtaataaaagtaataatttaaGTGATAACGAAATAAAAGCGAAAGACACGTATAGCGTTAATTTTTCATTTGAGGATATAAATAAGCAAGAAATAAACGATAAGGATGCAGAGGAGAATAGAAGAAAGATGACGAATCTGGAAACTTCGCCGGAGACTGGGGACGGGTGGAATCCGTTGAGCCCTTATAGCATAGAAGAAAGCTACAATCAACAGTCTAACGCGGAAGATGAAAGACTCTTAACAAGATGCGACTCCATTAACGGGTCGATAGCTAAAACGAACGCGACGTCGGACTCGATGACGAACGTTACGAAAATGACTCTCACTAGCTCCAGCTGCGACTCGATTTCTATGCATTCATTTAGCCTCATCAGTTCTGTAACCAGCTCCATCGAGAGCAACGTAACTAGCACCAGCTCCGACCAAGATAACGACTACACGGTTGAAGACAACGACAAGTACTGGCAGCATTTGTGGAAGGAGAATTTCCAAATGGAGTACCACAAACACTACGAACTATTCATAGGGAGTTATAAAAGGGAGAAGCCTGAGATAACTGTTCAACGCATTCAGGAGCAAAACGAGCACAACGCGAAGGAGGAAGAAAGTGACGAAAGTATGGACCAAGATTTTACACAAATAGAAGCAGATGAAACTAACGAAATTGATGTCTCTGGAAATAAAAACGCGTCTAACAAGAGTTTGTCTTACTGCAAGAAGGAGAAGACGAAAAAGAAGCGGCTGATAATGGAGTCGGTAGGACGGCTCATAGAGAGTTTAAAAATGAAACCAGATAGCAATGAAGCTACCGTGGAAGAAAACGGAGAAGCTAATGAAAACGAGTGCCCGCCAGAGAGTAAAAGCGACGGCCAGCCTTTTGTTAAACAAACTGAAAATAGTGCAATTATTTCGAATGATACTAGTAGCAATAATTGTATTCGTCAGAAACATTCTAACAACGGGGATGGAGATGAGCCGAATGAAAGTAAACCCACGCCATTGAAACGAAG TCACGAGGCCGACTATGATGAGATGGGAGATGGTCTAGAAGAAGTGAAGAAGGGATTTTCATTAATGGGTTATGCTTTTAACGAAGACTACCAAGAGTCTAAATTGCAAGGGGAAGTGGTGTACAGGAAAAGAAATATCAGACTACAAAATAGGcaattgaaaatgaaattctacAGACCCAAGCCTGTAAGCAAGCATATTTACTTCGATGATAATGGAATGGAAATTACTAATACTATAGACAAG GTAAAGCATTATCTATCGTATTGCCCAGTTCTACCATCAGCAGAAACAGATTTACAACTCTCTGAAGATGGTtcctacaaagcacaattcacAAGTTCTGACGAAGAATGTGATCCTAGTCTTAAGACGAAATTTGAAGCGAAGCGGCTTGTATTTAGTAAGCCGAGCACAAGTTCGTTGGAGTCGGGTGTAGATAAAAGGCCAATTGATGATGTGAACGATTTTTTGAATGTGCCCGATGGACAAGACGATGCTGTTAAAAGCGTTGAGGTAGAGAGCAATGCATACTTCGTGCAAGACGAAAACAATTCTACGAAATGTATGTCGGAGAATCAGTTCCCTGAAATAGAGGATGAAAAATTCGAAGCATCGAACACTGATATGGAGGTAGATGAGAAATATAATCACAACGAAATGCAAAGTATGAAGCTATCCGACGAAGACAGTGGGAAGAAGATACAGAAGAGGAAACGAAGGAAGCAGTCTAAAAGGAACATAAGCCTGCCGGTAGAAATAGTTAATGACAAGGCTTTAACGAAATATTGGTTAAAGAGGTATCGGCTATTTAGCAAGTTTGATCGAGGCATTAAACTGGATCGTGGTATGTCCTTTAATG AGAGCTGGTTTTCCGTAACACCGCAGAAGGTTGCCGAGCACATAGCAGAGAGGTGCAAATGCGATACCATAATCGATGCGTTTTGTGGTGCTGGAGGAAATGCTATTCAGTTTGCCGTTACGTGTGAAAGGG TGATCGCAATAGACATAGATCCGGCTAAAATTGAGCTCGCTCGAAACAACGCGCGGGTTTACGGTGTTAGCGACAGAATAGAATTCATTGTTGGGGATTTCCTTAAGCTTGCGCCAAAGTTGATTGCAGACGTTGTGTTTCTGAGCCCTCCATGGGGAGGGCCCGAATATGTCAAAGAGGAAACTTTTGATCTCAATAGCATTATGCAACCCGTTGGtggagtaaatatatttaaactagCGAAGGGAATCACAGAACATGTGGCCTACTTTCTACCTAGAAATGTAGATACTGTGCAG CTTGCCATGCTAGCCGGAGTAGGTTGTGGTGTAGAAGTGGAGCAGAACTTTCTTGACCGAAAGTTATTAGCTTTAACAGCCTATTATGGCGAACTGCCCAGGGACTGTTAG